A genomic stretch from Telopea speciosissima isolate NSW1024214 ecotype Mountain lineage chromosome 7, Tspe_v1, whole genome shotgun sequence includes:
- the LOC122668377 gene encoding uncharacterized protein LOC122668377, whose translation MDIRVLILLCLLCVKIRAESSSGSIIFLDSPGHRFLRTRSSYVFDEKDPILLSDVAAAVSILLGFAPPASLSAESSDKLNEILLPNPFDRPHAALVLEVQGAEDQQLIDCLSGAQRGSGFRSSVLGSCKADIQLPGIYADDMSVVSLNEPVGFDCDMVCLDKEIYELASMLGGSYITSKLGPLNGELTVPLTSGSLTLDMSKNADKEFAISLVSLIYNIRRAIETHKDFSWSMQNTAELMTGHFTGIKALQEHYGSDGITQQGMELIVTTLAKLFDSLQAAYKGQIVGVFFFRGKSCPKSGSLLDVKFSSRSSSRLLEELAGSSNSTTTAEVQLVRRTLAWITGIILLISTLLGIYFLLNMPITRDTLLYSNVKFD comes from the exons ATGGATATCCGTGTCTTGATTTTATTATGTCTTCTCTGCGTGAAAATCAGG GCCGAAAGCAGTAGCGGGTCGATCATCTTCCTCGATAGCCCTGGTCATCGATTTCTTCGCACTCGTTCATCATATGTCTTCGATGAG AAGGATCCCATCTTACTTTCGGATGTTGCTGCTGCAGTGTCAATTTTACTTGGTTTTGCTCCACCAGCTTCTCTTTCAGCTGAGAGCTCAGATAAG TTGAATGAGATTCTGCTGCCCAATCCATTTGATAGGCCTCATGCTGCTCTTGTGCTGGAAGTCCAGGGAGCAGAAG ATCAGCAGTTGATTGACTGCCTTAGTGGTGCCCAGAGGGGAAGTGGCTTTAGGAGCAGTGTTCTTGGTTCTTGTAAAGCTGACATCCAGCTTCCAGGTATTT ATGCAGATGACATGTCAGTAGTCTCCTTGAATGAACCCGTAGGCTTTGATTGTGATATGGTGTGCTTAGACAAAGAAATTTATGAACTT GCATCCATGTTGGGTGGGTCCTACATTACTAGTAAGTTGGGACCACTGAATGGGGAATTGACTGTACCCTTGACCAGTGGCTCTCTAACACTGGATATGTCAAAG AATGCAGACAAGGAATTTGCAATAAGTCTTGTTTCTCTGATCTATAATATCAGAAGAGCAATTGAAACACATAAAGATTTCTCTTGGAGTATGCAGAACACAGCAGAGCTAATGACTGGCCATTTTACTGGCATTAAG GCTTTGCAAGAACATTATGGATCTGATGGCATTACTCAGCAAGGAATGGAGCTGATTGTGACTACACTGGCCAAGCTATTTGATTCCTTACAAGCAGCATATAAAG GGCAAATTGTaggagtcttcttcttcaggggGAAATCTTGTCCCAAGTCTGGATCATTGTTGGATGTGAAATTTAGTTCTCGATCTTCTTCACGTTTGTTAGAGGAGCTGGCAGGCTCAAGTAACTCGACCACCACTGCAGAGGTGCAGCTGGTTAGACGGACTCTTGCTTGGATTACAGGAATCATTCTCCTCATATCAACTCTGCTTGGG ATCTACTTTCTTCTCAATATGCCCATCACCAGAGATACCCTTTTGTATTCTAATGTCAAGTTCGACTAA